One window of Biomphalaria glabrata chromosome 6, xgBioGlab47.1, whole genome shotgun sequence genomic DNA carries:
- the LOC106052647 gene encoding protein dopey-1-like isoform X4: MSMLTVEECELLTDSKYRSYITQVEKALRSFEYTSEWADLISALGKLNKVLLSHLKYPVIPKKVTIGKRLAQCLHPALPSGVHLKALETYDIIFKCIGTQRLAHDLFIYCAGLFPLLSHAAMSVKPVLLTVYEKHFVALGRHIKPGLNGLLLGLLPGLEEGAEYYERTNQLLEDFSDAVGPPFFYTGIWECMLSYPSVRLSGATYLLNHLNKRQTMEDQLHMIGLDIDLMVAGICSCLQDSSVLVQRSMLDFLLLAFPMHNGQLTRGDMAKVVEAGVNVVLRRDMSLNRRLYAWLLGTATTATTATVVDSHRQRTDSSSTISEMDNSYFQTYSKDLLVTALKAKLLEETSPSTISSADGSYNMLKPFRILISLLDKPEIGPVIIENVLLSVFRRLKMEATLHGNNESVKQITLPPDSKLPLETLKTANLLFGSFEPYFLWDYIARMFSFACEQKQKEKLDSEKQNESSADVVSIEEMCSLVGFLLDVISLDVYPETTTEHLPDLLRQIISVLTASCDHLTDIEVTTTLKLCSKLLSHVQPSMAGNGLERSHSMDTGDSVSVFSNSDGLLEGLRDHSGNVHVKVDKYPQEDNVFHAMKADFSNNKEEVCSDDSNKNCPQVNAINSDKQLCESGTESDKSNLNDISSPTVHVDSPDSFNNRNDQQTDSEKTGISSSLSDSSLGSVKTSVVTLTSNIRDSGFGGSVLTVTSEPQELVKQDDLSDSADTGKLSDRLSNLHSKHSNAPCVINANINNKVFSGHLNLMQLCVQSFQQFFHRFCLLKMLKSEEFCQSAMNNIMTDPTPHCCLTDEHDVCDSNMREHKHSKLVLDGEMEEVKLAYKQACRLLLDFASFPIYCTDYQAILDEMGSKEESSTLPHWLQDFLMCSCYVDCFEVQSASISTLLDLIHLTQSVQTERENKTRNNGRQSISEGNVSVVILPALLPCHLIYINTRTQFYQVVASELWEYLCEKHNFHHQRSVELFHTLHQVTPNANICEDVIGQALISDSEVERISAFKKFSVLWHLTRSIKTEPNPSRSPRTFDRSMFVVLDSLKEESSITKTLATTWLTHVIQRGDTSRVLQPLLFMLLHPDTARISIQHVSVHKAKKVSVSEKGEEDIESKIYAISSEGGNVIYHLSQNKASGLSKGKTLKSSDDLKSYTMSVMNSKGNHSVAPVRTHSVTDLSFERVNPENVKIRINPFGSESSLDKLIFDGYEFPQSASMPNLEGVKRLNADTCLKEGIFFDGAEVNEDHFSKEETPVEEPRQDAPVLDDKEVSLDIVKETNNNMNEFTAEEIVTWILDGIVTSAVVEATGEECTADADAKSSSGLGMEQSYISPSLDDLRKIDVDSTSGSENDEAKGVSSSNTEESMKMRLSLSINNLKDGSTESLDSDQPRMKDPRELDPSTDIHELHMHMLLYTQQFDYRRTLYALTTLRTMLHNCPRLVVTAMATTSISSVRAPHLAKLQSLLGRHRKSVFGKNFFGDLPQEVVSSYRSNMLVEIVISLCLYFVRGYYPNLMVNKLSHEELLGNKMVHILGVEILTLMVSELLSIMKESGKNFVSYISDLLSRCKLQKSLLHCLLASVYNQGLGPTTSGGKSESRKLTELIIEFNESGLDPSVNDAFQMKLLQLVLVTVMLEDQIRLVQGTADSQAGPTERAHLTSSLLNVHYNASLPIIQQEMFLSAVWSALKQHHLCHLHRHWVGLVTSALPYMGRAMARTVMCVVLQLCRNLEIIALDLSKKKSTMQRVPPDHVVSMLEGLTTLCHYCLLDNTSPVSIGQPAPTSTNISTETASAGQILTNLIHVFNPVTSGKEPSPARDSPPVAPVLDARTRLLGILPRIMACMATLWKAVAIVNEDNVYITSHPTVGEFKAVRQHILELLSPISLPHGTNLLAAFAVAWNDRRQTPKKNQVSPTICEDQLLLVELVSAIKVLPMDTLIQTVKQVIKQPPLTELTKKGVPLEVNLLQFFFAYVRNTTTIAQLLDSWPSLLSLLRECLQMNLTPPALFLLLQILHEFVQKTPTMEEKKNQKDLQDICQKALESISAIAGSSLEQTTWLRRNFAVKPGPQNFGEEDLETHEDADMSEVKKEASAVKAPIRRSQASDSKYSVQALGLMAELTAPILDVIYSSEEKDKVAPFLTTLLYNVFPYLRHHSSHNVPSYKACSQMLSSISGYQYTRRAWRKEAFELLMEPSFFQMDAKSISYWHVIIDNLMTHDKTTFKDLMGRVSITQTGSLNLFSSKEQEYEQRTQMIKRLAFTLFCSETDQYQRAMPDIQERLAEGLRLPSVANVMSSVFLCFRVLILRMSPQHLTSLWPTIITELVQVLLQIEQELSTETDEFNPGDEGTQIQRIAALDSSWAHLGNGLNAHNNPAWLQLYLSVCKLLDMCIVMPADQVPQFQLYRWAFVGTAGEDEYPMDEDCDGWRPNPLFTPHIIRLSRLLNNRMKKKPTLMKTEPGRPLLTMPKLQSLADLQSFFYTVCHSTEGTHHSSMGAKHSKPPMTSADRQHLIKVTSSKDDMSALSNRAYLEHLLEVDFLEPLS, encoded by the exons atgagCATGCTTACAGTAGAAGAGTGTGAACTTCTAACAGACTCAAAATACAGGTCCTACATCACACAAGTGGAAAAAGCCCTTCGTAGTTTTGAATACACAAGTGAATGGGCAGATCTTATTTCTGCATTAGGAAAACTGAATAAA GTGCTTCTGTCACATCTCAAGTACCCTGTGATACCAAAGAAAGTCACCATTGGAAAACGTCTGGCACAATGTTTGCACCCAGCCTTACCAAGTGGGGTTCACTTGAAGGCCCTGGAGACCTACGACATCATATTTAAATGTATAGGCACTCAGCGTCTGGCCCATGACCTCTTCATTTACTGTGCTGGCCTGTTCCCACTCCTGAGCCATGCTGCAATGAGTGTCAAGCCAGTACTTCTTACTGTGTATGAGAAGCACTTTGTGGCCCTGGGAAGGCACATTAAGCCTGGGCTGAATGGATTGCTGCTTGGCCTTCTGCCTGGCCTTGAGGAAGGAGCTGAATATTATGAAAG AACCAACCAGTTGTTAGAAGATTTCAGTGATGCAGTTGGTCCACCATTCTTTTACACTGGGATCTGGGAGTGTATGTTGTCTTATCCTAGTGTCAGGCTGTCTGGGGCAACCTACTTACTCAACCATCTCAACAAGAGGCAGACTATGGAAGATCAGCTGCACATGATTGGCCTTGACATTGACCTCATG GTTGCAGGTATATGTTCTTGTCTTCAAGACTCCAGTGTTCTAGTTCAGAGGAGTATGCTGGATTTCCTTTTACTGGCATTCCCTATGCACAATGGTCAGCTGACAAGAGGAGACATGGCTAAAGTGGTGGAGGCAGGGGTGAATGTTGTGCTCAGGCGTGACATGTCATTGAACAGACGTCTCTATGCCTGGCTCCTAGGTACTGCCACCACTGCTACAACGGCTACTGTGGTTGACTCACATAGGCAGCGTACTGACAGCTCTTCAACCATTAGTGAAATGGACAATAGTTACTTTCAG ACTTATTCTAAAGACTTATTAGTGACAGCTCTGAAAGCAAAACTTTTGGAAGAGACGTCCCCCTCAACCATATCATCAGCAGATGGTTCTTACAACATGCTCAAACCATTCAGAATCCTCATCAGCCTCCTGGACAAGCCAGAAATAGGGCCTGTTATAATAGAGAATGTACTGTTATCTGTATTTCGACGACTGAAAATGGAGGCGACTTTACATGGAAATAATGAGTCTGTCAAACAGATCACCCTCCCACCTGATAGCAAACTTCCTCTAGAGACATTAAAAACAGCCAACCTCTTGTTCGGCTCATTTGAACCCTACTTTCTCTGGGATTACATTGCCCGCATGTTCAGTTTTGCATGtgaacagaagcagaaagaaaagCTTGACAGTGAAAAGCAAAACGAAAGTTCAGCAGATGTTGTTTCTATAGAAGAAATGTGCAGCTTGGTCGGATTTCTACTGGATGTTATTTCTTTA GATGTTTATCCAGAAACCACTACAGAGCATCTTCCTGACTTGCTGAGGCAAATCATTTCAGTGCTGACAGCATCATGTGATCATCTGACTGATATTGAGGTAACCACAACATTAAAGCTCTGCTCCAAGCTGCTGTCCCATGTCCAGCCCTCCATGGCAGGCAATGGCTTGGAGCGGTCACACTCAATGGACACAGGGGACAGTGTCAGTGTGTTCAGTAATTCTGATGGCCTTTTAGAAGGGCTCAGGGACCATTCTGGAAATGTTCATGTCAAGGTAGATAAATATCCTCAAGAAGACAATGTATTCCATGCAATGAAAGCTGATTTCTCTAATAACAAAGAAGAGGTATGTTCAGATGACTCAAATAAAAACTGTCCACAAGTTAATGCTATAAATTCAGACAAGCAGCTTTGTGAATCAGGTACCGAATCAGACAAAAGTAATTTGAATGACATTAGCTCCCCAACAGTGCATGTAGACTCCCCTGATAGCTTCAACAATAGAAATGACCAACAGACAGATAGTGAGAAAACTGGTATCTCATCTTCACTTAGTGACTCTTCCCTTGGCAGTGTCAAGACAAGCGTGGTTACTCTGACTTCCAACATTCGTGATAGTGGTTTTGGAGGCTCTGTTCTCACAGTGACCTCTGAACCTCAAGAGCTGGTAAAACAAGATGATCTTTCAGACTCTGCTGATACAGGAAAACTTTCTGATAGATTGTCCAACCTGCACAGTAAACACAGCAATGCGCCGTGTGTGATCAATGCCAACATCAATAACAAAGTATTTTCAGGTCACCTGAACCTAATGCAACTCTGTGTCCAGAGCTTCCAGCAGTTCTTTCATCGCTTTTGCctcttaaaaatgttaaaatccgAAGAGTTTTGCCAGTCTGCGATGAATAACATCATGACTGACCCAACTCCCCATTGCTGTTTAACAGATGAGCATGATGTGTGTGATTCAAACATGAGGGAACACAAACATAGTAAATTAGTACttgatggagagatggaagaagTAAAACTGGCTTACAAACAAGCATGTCGTCTGCTGCTGGACTTTGCCAGTTTCCCTATCTACTGTACAGACTATCAAGCAATTTTAGATGAAATGGGCAGCAAAG AAGAGAGTTCTACCCTCCCTCACTGGCTTCAAGACTTCTTGATGTGTAGCTGCTATGTGGATTGTTTTGAAGTTCAAAGTGCATCCATCTCGACACTATTGGATTTGATTCACTTGACTCAATCTGTGCAGACAGAACGTGAAAACAAAACACGCAACAATGGCAGACAGTCTATCAGTGAAGGCAATGTTTCTGTTGTCATACTGCCAGCTCTCTTGCCCTGTCACCTTATCTACATCAACACCAGGACTCAATTTTACCAG GTCGTAGCATCTGAGCTGTGGGAGTACCTGTGTGAGAAGCACAACTTCCACCACCAGAGATCAGTGGAGCTGTTCCACACACTCCACCAGGTGACGCCCAATGCTAACATTTGTGAGGATGTAATTGGTCAGGCTCTCATCAGTGACTCAGAG GTGGAACGAATTTcagcttttaaaaagtttagtGTCCTGTGGCACTTGACACGGTCCATTAAAACTGAGCCCAACCCTTCCCGCAGCCCACGGACATTTGAcag ATCTATGTTTGTTGTGCTAGACAGTTTGAAGGAAGAATCTAGTATCACCAAAACACTAGCTACAACATGGCTAACTCATGTCATACAAAGGGGAGACACCAGCCGAGTGCTGCAGCCATTACTTTTTATGCTCCTCCATCCAGATACTGCTAG AATCTCCATTCAGCATGTCAGTGTCCACAAGGCCAAGAAAGTCTCAGTATCTGAGAAAGGGGAGGAAGACATTGAATCAAAAATTTATGCCATTAGTTCTGAGGGTGGCAATGTTATCTACCACCTCAGCCAGAACAAGGCATCGGGTCTTAGTAAAGGAAAGACACTGAAATCCTCTGATGATCTGAAATCCTACACCATGTCTGTGATGAACAGCAAGGGGAACCACAGTGTTGCCCCTGTCAGGACTCACTCTGTCACTGATCTTTCCTTCGAGAGGGTAAACCCAGAGAATGTCAAAATCAGAATTAATCCTTTTGGATCTGAAAGCTCTCTTGACAAACTCATATTTGATGGCTATGAATTTCCTCAGTCTGCATCCATGCCTAATCTGGAAGGGGTCAAAAGGTTGAATGCTGACACGTGCTTAAAAGAAGGGATTTTTTTTGATGGGGCAGAAGTAAATGAAGACCATTTCTCTAAAGAAGAGACGCCGGTGGAAGAACCAAGACAAGACGCGCCTGTGTTGGACGACAAAGAAGTTAGCTTAGATATCGTTAAGGAGACAAACAATAATATGAATGAATTTACTGCTGAGGAAATTGTAACCTGGATACTGGATGGTATCGTCACATCTGCTGTGGTCGAGGCTACTGGGGAAGAGTGCACTGCTGATGCAGATGCCAAAAGTAGTTCAGGTCTTGGCATGGAGCAGTCCTACATTTCTCCAAGTTTAGATGATCTCAGAAAAATCGATGTGGACTCCACCAGTGGGAGTGAGAATGATGAAGCAAAGGGTGTCTCAAGCAGCAACACAGAAGAAAGCATGAAGATGAGGCTGAGCCTGAGCATCAACAACCTGAAGGATGGTAGTACAGAGAGCCTTGACTCTGACCAGCCTCGCATGAAGGACCCCAGGGAGCTGGATCCCAGTACGGACATTCATGAGCTTCACATGCACATGCTTTTATACACGCAGCAGTTTGACTACCGCAGAACACTGTATGCGTTGACTACCCTGCGAACCATGCTTCACAACTGCCCACGTCTGGTAGTCACTGCTATGGCCACCACCAGCATTAGCTCTGTCCGAGCTCCTCATCTGGCCAAACTGCAGTCTCTTCTGG GTCGTCATAGGAAATCTGTATTTGGTAAAAACTTTTTTGGTGATCTACCCCAGGAAGTTGTGTCCAGTTACCGTAGCAACATGCTAGTTGAGATAGTCATCTCTTTATGTCTTTACTTTGTCCGGGGTTATTATCCCAACCTGATGGTCAACAAACTGTCACATGAGGAGTTACTTGGAAACAAAATG GTCCACATACTTGGTGTGGAGATACTGACGCTGATGGTCTCTGAACTTCTTTCCATTATGAAAGAGAGTGGCAAAAACTTTGTCTCCTACATCTCTGACCTCCTCTCCCGCTGCAAGCTGCAGAAGTCCCTGCTCCACTGCCTGCTGGCGTCTGTCTACAACCAGGGCCTTGGTCCAACCACGAGTGGTGGCAAGTCAGAGAGCAGGAAGCTGACAGAGCTAATCATTGAGTTCAATGAGAGTGGCCTTGACCCCAGTGTCAATGATGCCTTCCAGATGAAGCTTTTACAGCTGGTACTGGTAACTGTGATGCTTGAGGATCAGATACGATTAGTTCAGGGTACGGCTGATAGCCAGGCTGGACCAACTGAGAGAGCTCATTTAACA TCGTCGCTCCTAAATGTTCATTACAATGCCAGCCTACCCATCATTCAACAAGAGATGTTCCTGAGTGCCGTGTGGAGTGCCTTGAAGCAGCACCACCTGTGTCACCTCCACCGCCACTGGGTGGGACTGGTCACCTCAGCTCTTCCTTATATGGGCAGGGCCATGGCCAGAACAGTCATGTGTGTTGTCTTACAACTGTGTCGTAATTTGGAAATAATCGCCTTAGACTTGTCCAAGAAGAA GTCAACAATGCAGCGTGTTCCCCCTGATCATGTGGTCAGTATGTTAGAAGGTTTGACCACATTGTGCCACTACTGCCTTCTGGACAACACCAGTCCTGTGTCTATTGGTCAGCCAGCCCCAACTAGCACCAACATCTCCACAGAGACTGCCAGTGCTGGTCAAATTCTAACTAATTTGATTCATGTCTTTAATCCAGTCACCAGTGGAAAG GAACCAAGTCCTGCCAGAGATTCACCTCCTGTTGCACCTGTGCTAGATGCCAGGACCAGACTGTTGGGAATTCTGCCTCGTATCATGGCCTGCATGGCCACCCTGTGGAAAGCTGTGGCCATCGTGAATGAGGATAACGTCTACATCACCAGTCATCCAACAGTTGGAGAGTTCAAG gcTGTTCGCCAACACATTCTAGAGTTGTTGAGTCCAATCTCTCTACCACATGGAACCAATCTCTTGGCAGCTTTTGCTGTGGCTTGGAATGATAGAAGGCAGACTCCAAAAAAG AATCAAGTCAGTCCAACAATATGTGAAGATCAACTGCTTCTGGTGGAACTGGTCAGCGCCATCAAAGTGTTACCCATGGATACACTTATACAAACTGTCAAGCAAGTCATCAAGCAGCCTCCACTGACCGAGTTGACCAAG AAAGGTGTGCCTTTGGAAGTGAACCTCCTGCAGTTTTTTTTTGCCTATGTGCGTAACACCACCACAATTGCTCAGCTGTTAGATTCTTGGCCATCATTGTTGAGCTTACTTCGAGAATGTTTACAGATGAATCTCACTCCGCCAGCTTTGTTTTTACTTCTACA aattttacaTGAGTTTGTACAAAAAACACCCACCatggaagaaaagaaaaaccaaAAAGATCTGCAAGACATTTGCCAGAAGGCCTTAGAGTCAATCTCTGCCATAGCTGGCTCTTCACTTGAGCAGACGACTTGGCTGAGAAGAAACTTTGCTGTCAAGCCTGGCCCTCAAAACTTTGGAGAGGAGGACCTTGAAACACATGAGGATGCAG ACATGTCAGAAGTTAAGAAAGAAGCCTCTGCAGTGAAGGCTCCAATAAGAAGGAGTCAAGCCTCAGACTCAAAATACAGTGTACAAGCTCTTGGTTTAATGGCAGAG CTGACTGCCCCAATCCTAGATGTAATCTACAGTAGTGAGGAGAAAGACAAAGTGGCCCCTTTCCTAACCACTCTTCTCTACAATGTGTTTCCATATCTACGGCATCACAG CTCCCACAATGTGCCAAGCTATAAGGCCTGCAGTCAGATGTTATCCAGTATCTCCGGCTACCAGTACACAAGGCGAGCATGGAGGAAGGAAGCTTTCGAACTGCTGATGGAGCCATCATTTTTCCAGATGGACGCCAAGAGTATTTCTTACTGGCATGTCATTATTGACAACTTGATGACCCATgacaaaacaacttttaaagacCTTATGG GCCGGGTATCTATCACTCAAACTGGGTCACTGAATCTATTCAGTAGTAAAGAGCAGGAGTATGAACAGAGGACACAGATGATCAAGAGGCTTGCCTTCACACTATTCTGCAGTGAAACTGACCAGTATCAGAGAGCCATGCCAGATATTCAAG AAAGACTTGCCGAGGGTCTGCGTCTGCCTTCTGTTGCCAATGTTATGTCATCTGTGTTTTTATGTTTCCGTGTGCTTATCTTACGAATGTCACCGCAACATCTGACTTCACTGTGGCCAACTATCATCACTGAATTG GTTCAAGTTTTACTTCAGATTGAGCAAGAGTTGTCTACTGAAACTGATGAATTCAA CCCAGGGGATGAAGG GACTCAGATCCAGAGAATTGCTGCTCTGGACTCTAGCTGGGCACATCTTGGTAATGGCTTGAATGCCCACAACAATCCAGCCTGGCTGCAGCTGTACCTGAGCGTCTGTAAACTGCTTGATATGTGCATAGTTATGCCTGCAGACCAGGTGCCTCAGTTTCAGCT